A region of Paenibacillus thiaminolyticus DNA encodes the following proteins:
- a CDS encoding response regulator transcription factor encodes MATILVVDDDPYIREFVTVLLQKEGFRTTEASDGVEALRLMETDRADLVVLDIMMPNMDGWELCRELKALHDIPLLMLTAKGDTSQKVKGFNLGTDDYLVKPFEPMELVVRVRALLRRYQIATSQIVQIGRVVVNRQTFEVTSGSGKIALPLKEFELLFKLGGVPGRTCSREQLIEDIWGYDYEGNERTLDVHINRLRERFSASEHGFRIKTIRGLGYRLEVLV; translated from the coding sequence ATGGCAACCATTCTTGTCGTAGATGACGATCCTTATATTCGGGAATTTGTCACTGTATTATTGCAGAAGGAAGGCTTCCGGACAACGGAAGCCTCTGATGGCGTAGAGGCGCTCCGTCTTATGGAGACGGACAGAGCCGATCTTGTCGTACTTGATATTATGATGCCGAATATGGATGGATGGGAACTATGCCGCGAGCTTAAAGCGCTGCATGATATTCCGCTGTTGATGCTGACTGCCAAGGGAGACACGTCGCAGAAGGTGAAAGGCTTCAATCTGGGAACCGATGATTACTTAGTGAAGCCGTTCGAGCCTATGGAATTGGTCGTGCGGGTCAGGGCGTTGCTGAGAAGATATCAGATTGCCACATCCCAGATAGTTCAGATCGGCCGTGTGGTGGTGAACCGCCAGACATTCGAGGTGACTTCGGGGAGCGGGAAGATTGCCTTGCCGCTGAAGGAATTCGAGCTGCTTTTCAAGCTGGGTGGAGTTCCTGGCAGGACATGCTCCAGGGAGCAATTAATCGAGGATATATGGGGCTATGATTATGAGGGGAACGAACGGACGCTGGACGTACACATTAACCGCTTGCGCGAGCGATTCTCCGCAAGCGAGCACGGATTCCGGATCAAGACCATTCGCGGGCTCGGTTATCGGCTAGAGGTGCTCGTATGA
- the dnaK gene encoding molecular chaperone DnaK, translated as MSKVIGIDLGTTNSCVAVMEGGEAVVIPNPEGARTTPSVVGFKKDGERIVGETAKRQAITNPDRTISSIKRHMGTTFPTTIDGKTYTPQEISAMILQKLKSDAEAYLGQTVTQAVITVPAYFNDSQRQATKDAGKIAGLEVLRIVNEPTAAALAYGADKEGDHTILVYDLGGGTFDVSILELGDGFFEVKATSGDNQLGGDDFDQVIIDYLVAEFKKDQGIDLSKDKAAVQRLKDAAEKAKKELSGVLTTTISLPFITVVDGVPQHLELNLTRAKFEELSAHLVERTLGPTRQAMQDAGMTPSDIDKIVLVGGSTRIPAVQEAIKKLTGKDPHKGVNPDEVVALGAAVQAGVLTGDVKDVVLLDVTPLSLGIETAGGVFTKMIERNTTIPTSKSQIFSTYADNQTSVEIHVLQGERSMAADNKTLGRFMLGDIPPAPRGVPQIEVTFDIDANGIVKVSAQDKGTGKTQNITITSSSGLNDEEIDRMMKEAELHAEEDKKRKEMVEVKNNADQLVYTTEKTLKDLGDKVDQAEIDKANEAKENVKKALESGNIDEIKAATEKLSEVVQQLSVKLYEQAAQAQQAGQEQANDGAAKKDNVVDADYEVVDEDKK; from the coding sequence ATGAGTAAAGTTATAGGTATTGACTTGGGAACAACCAACTCTTGTGTTGCGGTAATGGAGGGCGGTGAAGCCGTCGTCATTCCGAATCCGGAAGGCGCCCGCACAACCCCTTCGGTTGTCGGCTTCAAAAAAGACGGGGAGCGCATCGTCGGCGAGACGGCGAAGCGCCAGGCGATTACGAACCCGGATCGCACGATCAGCTCGATTAAGCGTCATATGGGCACGACTTTCCCGACGACGATTGATGGAAAAACCTATACGCCGCAAGAAATTTCTGCTATGATTCTGCAGAAGCTGAAATCCGACGCAGAGGCTTATCTGGGCCAGACCGTAACGCAGGCGGTTATTACCGTACCGGCGTACTTCAACGATTCCCAGCGCCAGGCGACGAAGGATGCCGGCAAGATTGCTGGTCTGGAAGTGCTGCGCATCGTGAACGAGCCGACAGCGGCTGCGCTTGCCTACGGTGCAGACAAAGAAGGCGACCATACCATTCTCGTCTACGATTTGGGCGGAGGCACATTTGACGTGTCGATCCTCGAATTGGGCGATGGCTTCTTCGAAGTTAAAGCGACGAGCGGCGATAACCAGTTGGGCGGAGATGACTTCGACCAAGTGATTATCGACTACTTGGTAGCGGAGTTCAAGAAAGACCAAGGCATTGACCTGAGCAAGGACAAGGCGGCTGTGCAGCGGCTGAAGGATGCGGCCGAGAAAGCGAAAAAAGAGCTGTCCGGCGTATTGACGACGACGATCAGCCTGCCGTTCATCACGGTCGTTGACGGCGTTCCTCAGCACTTGGAGCTGAACCTGACTCGCGCCAAGTTCGAGGAGCTGTCCGCGCATCTGGTTGAGCGTACGCTCGGCCCAACACGCCAAGCGATGCAGGATGCGGGCATGACCCCATCCGATATCGACAAAATCGTCCTTGTCGGCGGATCGACTCGGATCCCAGCTGTCCAGGAAGCCATCAAAAAACTGACCGGCAAAGATCCGCATAAAGGCGTGAACCCGGATGAGGTCGTCGCCTTGGGCGCAGCCGTGCAAGCGGGCGTATTGACAGGCGATGTGAAGGATGTTGTCCTGCTCGACGTCACTCCGCTCTCCCTCGGCATCGAGACTGCCGGCGGCGTATTCACGAAGATGATCGAACGCAATACGACGATCCCGACGAGCAAGTCGCAGATCTTCTCGACGTACGCGGACAATCAGACAAGCGTCGAGATCCATGTCCTGCAAGGGGAGCGCTCGATGGCGGCGGACAACAAGACGCTGGGACGCTTCATGCTGGGAGATATTCCTCCAGCGCCGCGCGGCGTGCCGCAGATCGAAGTTACGTTCGATATCGATGCGAACGGTATCGTCAAAGTATCCGCTCAGGATAAAGGAACCGGCAAGACGCAGAACATTACGATTACCTCCTCCAGCGGCTTGAATGACGAGGAGATCGACCGCATGATGAAGGAAGCGGAATTGCATGCGGAAGAAGATAAGAAGCGCAAAGAAATGGTCGAAGTGAAGAACAACGCCGATCAGTTAGTATATACGACAGAGAAAACGTTGAAGGACTTGGGTGACAAGGTCGACCAAGCCGAAATCGACAAGGCGAACGAAGCCAAGGAAAATGTGAAAAAGGCACTCGAAAGCGGCAATATCGACGAAATCAAAGCGGCAACCGAGAAGCTGTCCGAAGTCGTGCAGCAATTGTCCGTCAAGCTGTATGAGCAGGCGGCGCAAGCACAGCAGGCCGGTCAAGAGCAGGCGAATGACGGCGCGGCCAAAAAAGATAATGTAGTCGATGCTGATTACGAAGTCGTGGACGAAGACAAGAAATAA
- a CDS encoding ABC transporter ATP-binding protein, whose translation MDNEIEQTKGAIGNWRQFLRLINETKPSKLMLGVALLMSIGGAAVSLVIPMFTKGMVDNFSMSQLDTLQIGALAIAFIVQAVAAGLSIYLLNLVGQRVVAGLRDRLWKKMLVLPVSYYDRNKTGETVSRITNDTGIVKGFISEHLSSFFTGIISVIGSFIVLLYLDWQMTAIMLLVIPLAALVLFPLGKQMFNISKGLQDETASFTAILSQVLAEIRLVKASNAEAREYENGRKAISNLLRFGIKEGAVQAMISPIMSFVLMVLLVVIIGYGGMRVSSGALTAGELVAFILYLIQIVMPMSQLSMFFTQLQKAIGATDHMLAMLQAPEEDHVQGKEAGQANLPIHAEHVHFAYAEGEPILEDISFTISPGKVTAIVGPSGGGKTTLFSLFERFYSPTSGAIKVGDEDINEFSLPSWRALIGYVSQESPLIDGTIRDNICYGMNRDVTEEELKRAAAMAYADGFIEELADGYATEVGERGMKLSGGQRQRIAIARALLRNPRILMLDEATSSLDSKSEIVVQKALNNLMKGRTTLVIAHRLSTVVDADQILFIEKGKLTGCGTHEQLLESHSMYREFAAQQLKIQEQYGA comes from the coding sequence ATGGACAATGAAATCGAACAGACGAAAGGCGCGATAGGCAATTGGCGTCAATTTCTGAGGCTGATTAATGAGACCAAGCCATCCAAGCTCATGTTAGGCGTCGCTCTGCTGATGAGCATCGGCGGGGCGGCCGTCTCGCTCGTCATTCCGATGTTCACCAAGGGGATGGTCGACAATTTCTCCATGTCGCAGCTCGATACACTGCAGATAGGAGCATTGGCAATCGCGTTTATCGTTCAGGCGGTGGCCGCCGGCTTGTCCATCTATTTGCTCAATCTTGTCGGACAACGCGTCGTGGCCGGCTTGCGCGACCGGCTATGGAAAAAGATGCTCGTCCTGCCGGTGTCATACTATGACCGGAACAAGACGGGCGAGACAGTCAGCCGCATCACGAATGATACGGGAATTGTGAAAGGGTTCATTTCGGAGCATCTGTCAAGCTTCTTCACTGGCATCATCTCCGTCATTGGCTCGTTCATTGTATTGTTGTATCTCGATTGGCAAATGACGGCCATTATGCTCCTCGTTATACCGCTCGCCGCATTGGTGCTGTTCCCGCTTGGCAAGCAAATGTTCAACATATCCAAAGGATTGCAGGATGAGACGGCTTCCTTCACGGCCATATTAAGTCAGGTGTTGGCGGAAATACGATTGGTGAAGGCATCCAATGCCGAAGCGAGGGAATATGAGAACGGGCGCAAGGCCATTAGCAATCTGCTTCGGTTCGGCATTAAGGAAGGCGCTGTACAAGCGATGATCTCCCCAATTATGTCGTTCGTACTGATGGTGCTGCTTGTCGTCATTATTGGCTACGGCGGCATGCGCGTCTCGTCAGGAGCGCTGACTGCGGGCGAACTGGTCGCCTTCATTCTGTACTTGATCCAGATTGTGATGCCGATGAGCCAGTTATCCATGTTCTTCACGCAGCTTCAGAAGGCGATTGGAGCAACCGACCATATGCTCGCGATGTTACAAGCGCCGGAAGAAGATCATGTACAAGGGAAAGAGGCCGGTCAGGCGAATCTGCCGATTCATGCAGAGCATGTGCACTTTGCATATGCCGAAGGAGAGCCTATACTTGAAGATATCAGCTTCACTATCAGTCCGGGCAAGGTAACGGCGATTGTCGGGCCCAGCGGGGGCGGCAAGACGACGCTGTTCTCCCTTTTCGAGCGATTCTACTCGCCGACTTCCGGTGCCATCAAGGTGGGAGATGAAGATATTAACGAATTCTCGCTGCCTTCCTGGCGCGCTCTGATTGGATATGTGTCGCAGGAGAGTCCGCTGATTGACGGGACGATTCGGGATAATATTTGTTATGGAATGAATCGGGATGTGACGGAAGAGGAGCTGAAGCGGGCTGCGGCAATGGCTTATGCGGACGGCTTTATTGAAGAACTGGCCGACGGCTACGCTACGGAAGTGGGCGAGCGCGGCATGAAGCTGTCAGGCGGCCAGCGCCAACGGATTGCTATCGCGCGGGCGCTGCTTCGGAATCCGCGCATCCTGATGCTGGATGAGGCGACGTCGAGCTTGGACAGCAAGTCCGAGATTGTCGTTCAGAAGGCGCTGAACAATCTGATGAAGGGACGGACGACGCTGGTCATTGCCCATCGGCTGTCAACAGTAGTAGATGCCGATCAGATTCTGTTCATCGAGAAAGGGAAGTTGACGGGATGCGGAACGCATGAACAACTGCTGGAGAGCCATTCCATGTATCGGGAGTTCGCAGCCCAGCAACTCAAAATTCAGGAGCAGTACGGAGCTTGA
- a CDS encoding sensor histidine kinase: MKLLERVNKFKTTKIWRTIKFIGSIGVILLFMYASWSIAYLINPTLLRWFGWELTDYWAFVMTGTVGFLLLCAVIGIFMPFARNKHLLFYHSIVDAVNRISKGDFDVTITMNEDFEHEYGMLIESINKLAGELGVMEKMRQEFISNVSHEIQSPLTSIRGFAHALQSKELSEEERQHYLQIIEMETARLSKLSDNLLKLTSLESEHHPIKPQSYRLDQQLRTLVLASEPQWAAKGLDIELKLDKVHITADEDMLGQVWVNLIHNAIKFTPESGFIHIGLTAHEPYVEVRIEDSGIGIDEDHIPHLFERFFKADASRNRMQGGSGLGLSIVQKIVQLHQGTIAVSSDRGSGTVFCVKLPLHILDHDHHVEKEAPITPSSKE; the protein is encoded by the coding sequence ATGAAGCTGCTCGAACGAGTCAACAAGTTCAAGACAACGAAGATATGGAGAACGATCAAGTTCATAGGCAGCATTGGCGTAATTCTATTGTTCATGTACGCGTCATGGTCGATTGCCTATCTCATCAATCCGACACTGCTAAGGTGGTTCGGATGGGAATTGACGGACTACTGGGCGTTTGTTATGACAGGGACGGTAGGTTTCTTGCTTCTGTGTGCCGTAATCGGTATCTTTATGCCTTTTGCGCGCAATAAGCATCTTCTCTTCTATCATTCGATCGTCGACGCCGTCAATCGGATATCCAAGGGAGATTTCGATGTGACGATCACGATGAATGAAGATTTTGAACATGAATACGGCATGCTGATCGAGAGCATCAACAAGCTGGCCGGCGAGCTGGGGGTGATGGAGAAGATGCGGCAGGAATTTATTTCGAATGTGTCCCATGAGATTCAATCGCCGCTTACGTCGATCCGCGGATTTGCCCATGCTTTGCAAAGTAAAGAATTGAGCGAGGAGGAGCGGCAGCATTACTTGCAAATTATAGAGATGGAAACGGCAAGATTGTCCAAATTAAGCGACAATTTGCTGAAGCTGACGTCCTTGGAATCAGAACATCATCCGATCAAGCCTCAATCTTATCGCCTGGATCAGCAATTGCGCACACTTGTATTGGCAAGTGAACCGCAGTGGGCTGCCAAAGGCTTGGATATCGAGTTGAAACTGGATAAGGTTCACATTACGGCAGATGAGGATATGCTGGGCCAAGTATGGGTCAATCTGATTCATAATGCCATCAAGTTCACGCCGGAGAGCGGCTTCATTCACATTGGGCTGACGGCGCATGAGCCTTATGTGGAAGTGAGAATTGAAGACAGCGGCATTGGAATTGATGAGGACCATATCCCGCATCTGTTCGAGCGATTTTTCAAGGCCGATGCGTCCCGCAACCGGATGCAAGGAGGCAGCGGATTGGGGCTATCCATCGTGCAGAAGATTGTTCAGCTTCATCAGGGGACGATTGCCGTGAGCAGTGATAGAGGAAGCGGGACTGTGTTTTGCGTGAAGCTGCCGCTGCACATATTGGACCACGATCATCATGTTGAAAAAGAAGCGCCCATTACTCCATCAAGTAAGGAATAG
- the dnaJ gene encoding molecular chaperone DnaJ, giving the protein MAEKRDYYEVLGVSKGAGEDEIKKAYRKLARQYHPDVNKAADAEEKFKEVKEAYDVLGDDQKRAMYDQYGHVDPNQGMGGGGFSGDFSGFGDIFDMFFGGGGRTRDPNAPQRGSDLQYTMQIEFKEAVFGKETDITIPRTEQCDTCFGTGAKPGTKPDTCSACHGSGQQEVVQNTAFGRMVNRRTCTVCQGKGKIIREKCGTCHGNGSVKKQRVIHVRIPAGVDDGAQLRMSGEGESGLRGGPNGDLYIVIRVKSHEFFERDGDDIYCEVPLTFAQAALGDEIEIPTLTEKVKLKIPAGTQTGTFFRLRGKGVPRLRGHGQGDQHVKVVIVTPTKLNDEQKELLRQFAASGGEHTNGGHEESFFDRMKRAFRGD; this is encoded by the coding sequence GTGGCGGAAAAGCGAGATTATTATGAAGTGCTCGGCGTAAGCAAAGGAGCAGGCGAGGATGAGATCAAGAAGGCCTACCGCAAGCTTGCGCGTCAATATCACCCTGACGTGAACAAGGCAGCGGACGCAGAAGAGAAGTTCAAGGAAGTCAAGGAAGCGTACGATGTGCTTGGAGACGATCAGAAGCGGGCGATGTATGACCAATACGGGCATGTAGATCCGAATCAAGGCATGGGCGGAGGCGGGTTCTCCGGCGATTTCAGCGGATTCGGCGACATATTCGATATGTTCTTCGGCGGAGGAGGACGCACCCGCGATCCGAATGCGCCGCAGCGAGGCAGCGATCTGCAGTATACGATGCAGATTGAATTCAAGGAAGCCGTCTTCGGCAAAGAGACGGATATTACGATTCCACGGACAGAGCAGTGCGACACCTGCTTCGGGACCGGGGCCAAGCCTGGCACGAAGCCGGATACGTGCTCGGCCTGCCATGGATCGGGACAGCAGGAAGTCGTTCAAAATACGGCGTTCGGCCGCATGGTCAACCGGCGTACTTGTACGGTATGTCAAGGCAAAGGCAAAATTATTCGCGAGAAATGCGGCACCTGCCATGGCAACGGGTCCGTGAAGAAGCAGCGTGTCATTCATGTGCGCATTCCGGCAGGCGTGGACGATGGAGCCCAGCTGCGCATGAGCGGAGAAGGCGAGAGCGGATTGCGCGGCGGTCCGAACGGCGACTTGTACATTGTCATCCGCGTGAAGTCGCATGAATTTTTCGAACGCGACGGCGACGACATCTACTGCGAGGTGCCGCTCACATTCGCTCAGGCGGCGCTCGGCGACGAGATTGAGATCCCGACGTTGACGGAGAAGGTCAAGCTCAAAATTCCGGCCGGCACGCAGACAGGGACCTTCTTCCGGCTGCGCGGCAAAGGCGTTCCGCGTCTGCGGGGTCATGGGCAAGGCGATCAGCATGTCAAGGTTGTCATCGTGACGCCGACGAAGCTGAATGACGAACAGAAAGAGCTGCTTCGACAGTTCGCAGCCAGCGGCGGCGAGCATACGAACGGCGGGCACGAGGAATCGTTCTTCGATCGGATGAAGCGGGCGTTCCGGGGGGACTAG